AAAACAAGAAGAAAATAATTGGTTGAATATTTTCTGTTCTGTGAGAACGTAGGTGTGACAGTCATAAGTCGATGAGGTTTTCCTTATCTGTGTTAAGGTAACTTTTGGGAAGCATTAAAGGGCCACATTGTGCCAGGATTTACACCAAGTAGAGTTTGAGTTGTAAAGTTTACACATGTGTTTTTAAGGTTGTAAATTTACAGCTGTCTATTATAGTACTATGATGATGAATAAAgttgtttattgtttatgtaGATGTAGCCGCTTGTTATGACAAACAAATAAGTGAATTTGGTGCATTCAAATACTTATGAAAATGAATCATGGCCGTACTaccaataaaacaaaaaataacatggTAACCATAGTAAAACCATTGTTTTGCTACAATAACCATAGTTTGAACAAAGGTTTTTGTAAACCAAAAAGTAATAAAGATGGCAATAGTTACTACGCTATTGCTATAATAAAACCACAGAAAATGTTCGTAAGCTTCCATCTGGGAGGTTTGTATTTAGGAATTACGTAAGAACTCGTAATTACAACATCACGTTCTGTAAAGTCCATTTTGTGAGAACTTATcttaaaatataacaaaatcGCTAAAATTAGCTTCTGAGGTCGAATAAATTTTTAACTTCGGACGTCATTCATTGCTTCTGTTGTTTTTTCACTGACACGCCCACAACTCGGAAACTTGAGAAGAAAAATGCCCATGCTGCTTTCAAAGAAATCCAGCATTCCTCTCGTATTTACAACTTTATGGTGCCGCGTTCATCTCATAAATAAGTTCACCTTATTTCTGACACAACTTGAAAACGTACCACCAGTTTTGATCAATTTAACATTACCTGCTATGATGTGAGCATGTTAAACAAACCACAGGGGCGTAAAAAGGGACGACTTCATTTTTAAATAGACACACATCGCGAGTGGTCGTATTTTACTGGTCAATTTTGAATCGCTGTGGGCGTTTCCGTATGTTAAACTCTGACGTCTGAACGCCATTGTCCAATAGAAACGCAGAACAGCGCGGTACGCGCGAAGATCTAAAAGAGACGGAAGTTTGACAGAGGAAGTGCTGTTTACGTTTGATTTAAACAATAATGAGTGTGTTTAAATCGCACGTTGTTTACAGCTTATAGCAATAATTTCAGTTTGGATAAAAACACGTTGGAATAACCATACTATACGTTTACCGCGGTTTTAAGAGTAAGTTTCGTGTTTTCTTTCGCTTTCATTTTATTGTCTGCAGATAGCAACAACAATGGAAATGCCAGTAGACAGTTAGTTAGTTATCTGTTATCGTAAAGGGATATAAGTGCTATTTAAATACCAAGACCAATAATATTGCTTTTGttaattataatatatattttttataaaaactataAACTGATTAAAAAGAACAAACTAGCAGTAATTTAGATGACGTTTATAGATAAGGCCTACTCTCATGCTGGCATAAACAGCTGGGAGTgtggtgtgtttttatttaaatctacatTAACGTACatgaaattttttaaatataataagttTGCGTTTTTATTAAACCATGCTTGTAACTCAACAGGACAGCCACATACAACACCTGAGAATGCCGGCAGATTTTCAGTTTGATGTGGTGACCACCGGAAAAAAGATGGATGATATTTACACTTTGCAGCAGATGGTGGGAAGAGGAAGCTACGGGGTCGTTTTCAAAGGCCGTGTGTCAGAGACAGGCTGGTGGGGCCAAAGTGGCGACACTGTGGCCATCAAACGTCTACCATGTTGCAGCCCAGAGAGTATAGAGCTATACTTGCAGGAGCTCTGGGCTATGAAAATCACTTCGAGAAACCACCCCAACATCATTGCTCTATATAACTGCCTTTTACAGACTGGACCAAAAACACTGCAGCCCCTGAGATCAGGTCGACTGCCTTTGGACTTAGTAGAGAGCACTCTCAAAGGAAAAGTGGTGGACAATAACTCAAAAACCCAAATGAGGAATCCATCCAAGTCAAAGAGAAGACTGATATCCACAGAAGAGGTCCCCAGGCGCTGCTTTGCCCTATGGTTGGTAATGGAGTATTGTGAGGAAGGCGATCTGAACCAGTACATTCTGTCCAGGCCACCGGATGCTGAGTGCAACCACGTCGTGGTTCAGCAGCTCAGCAGTGCCATTGCGTTCCTGCATAGATGTGGAATAGTGCACCGTGATATAAAGCCGGATAATGTGCTTGTGTCTCTTACAAAAACAGGACCAGTGGTCAAGGTACTATCAGAAAAAGTTAATATGAGATTTAACAAAGTTTTAGTACAATGCATGCCTTACTAACCAACAACAATTTTGACATTGGAGTGCCAATGACTCCTAGGAGTTAAACTGAGGGCAATTTTGTTTTGCCGTTATACAAGCTTTCATATTGCATTTGGGTGCATCATTTAGTTTTTTCTACTCCTGTGTccatgttttatttcatttttactaGCTTGGAGGCATAAAAGCGCTTTTAATGTTTCAGTAATAGCAAAGCAGTTATAAAGAACAAAGTAATGCAGAAATGCTTTTGAAGTTGTAGCTATATTTGAATGATGGACACTTCAGCGACTTCACTGTCTgaagttttatttgatttaaaggTTTAGCTAGATTTTATTTTCTGGGaggaaataaaaatgaatgattTGCATGTGTTATATTTGCTCTGTTTTTACAGAGCGTAATCATTATTCTTGTTTAGATCATTCAAACTTGTCTGAATATCTTATTTATCAATATCTACATTTTTGCTGAAGTTCTAAATGTCTTCCCTAAATTACTGCATAGTCACAGATGGCAAAGCACCTGAATCTTTCAAACCTTTTCTGTTCATCTGTAAAAaggacctaagaaaataataaccTTACAGATAAAGTTTCaaattaattgttaaaaaatCTTTGTCTGTAGTTTCATGTGTTAAATGGACACTCCAcggtttttgaaaatatgctaattttccagctcccctagagttaaacttttatttttactgttttggaatccattcagccgatctccagtctggcggtaccacttttagcttagcttagcacaatccattgaatctgattagaccattagcattgtaagagtttcgatatttttcctctTGAAagatgtaggattgtggccaaaactgatattgcaatcacaaaacttgtggctaaaactggtactgcaatcacacaactggtgggcaatacacaacatgacaacataaacatcagttgagggctgcaactccactttttaaatgacgatatcctggccagaccactgttgtgagtgaaataagtatttgaaatgaaaaggatttcttaatgtctagtgacatatcagggccattttatgattaatttatatacatttcttacatgctgttcctttaaaacttgactcttctgtagttaaattgtgtactaagaccaaccgaaaattaaaagtgatattatcaggaggcgcaatgatattacaccacctaaaaatagtccccttggtaacttttaatagcagCACACTATTTTCGGGAACTGTGTTATATCAATGCGCCttgtgcagccatgttacagcaacaAAGTCCTGGATTATTAtgccggaatgagagtatagttcctagtcatatcggcctagaaaatctcaatttttaatttttcgtcGGTCTtattacacaatgtaactacagaagagttaagttttaaattgttatttttgagcgcgatgctaatggtctaatcagatccaatggattatgctaatttatgctaaaagtggtactgccaaaCCTGGAAATGGGCTGAATGGATTCGAAAACGTTAAaattcaaatatttaactctagaggaACTGAAAAATGAGTGTCCAATTGTCCCTTTAAGGCTAGTGTTTCATTGGGTGTAGTAATAGTGTGGGATTGATACAAGTTGGAATTGGTTGAAAATTTATTTGCTAAACATTTGCAATGACATTAAACCATTAGATTTTATTTGTAACTATGTATTTGTTGTCTTAAGATGTGGGATGTATGAGATTTATTTCGGGAGGAGCTTGGTCATGTCATGTCATTTAACTAATCAACATAAAGAGGTCTCCATATTTAGCCATCCCTCCCTTCTGTCCCATtagtttttgcagcatccctcctccaccccattGCCTCACTCGACTAGTACCCATTCTTATTAAGAAGAGGCAGTAGTCTGAGTTCGGGTtaaaatgaaagctctcacctTCAACAGCACTTCAAATATGCTTTATTGTCATATGTGTTTAGATGTTGTTGTAAACTCGTAAACAGATTTTCAAATCATAAACCCTGGGACTGACCACTACTAGTAGTGATGCCTGCCTTAACAAGtgcatttatttaacatctttctCTTCCATtcttacattattattatatgcagtaattttgtaaaatgtgtttaatgTCTCTTAATCTTTTGGTTGATCAGTTTCCAGTTGTTAATGACacatgtttatgttttatgttataacTCTCTTCACGTGTATTACAGGTGGCAGACTTTGGCCTGAGTAAGATGGTCGACAGTCCTACAGATGGTGTCCGTAGTAGACTAACTCTGTCTTCTACGTGTGGCTCAGACTTCTACATGGCTCCAGAAGTGTGGGCAGGTCGTAGTTATACAGCCCAGGCTGATATCTTCTCTCTGGGTGTGCTATTCTGGGCCGTGCTGGAAAGAATCACATTCCTTGAGGATGGCAGCAGTCAAGAACAACTAGGTGAGTCAAAGAAATAAAttaaggatagttcaccccaaaatgaatactctgtcatcatttactcaccctcatgttgttttaaatctgtatgagtttttttttgttctggTGAATactaaagaagatattttgataaaggaTGGTGGtacacacagttgacggtaccaattgacttccatagtatttgtttttcctacaatGAAAGTCAATGGATACGTCAACTGTATTTAAGTTATGTTCACCAGGATGACGggtgaattttcatttttgtgtgaattatccctttaagatgacattaatggggcggtttcccggacaggactaggccttagtttaattttgaaatataactagttttaacaaacataccatactaaaaacattacttggaccgctcttacatttattttagtctaggattagtctaatccctgtccgggaatcCGCCCCAATATGTTTTAATGTGTCACATGTTCATTTCATTTAATCATTTTGGAGATTTATGTTTctatgattacaatgaaatcaGTACACACGCATCCTGTAAAATTTTAGCGCAATATTCAACATCAGGTAATCTTAAAATGTGGAAATAAATTGAATTTATTCATGTCTCAGACATTGGATCTTTTGAGATGAGCAAAAGTAATAGTTTTTATAAAGGAAAgttgaaaatcatttttcatAGATTAGGAAAATGTACCAAGTTTCAACCAGATTCTGAAATATCAAATTTTTCGAGTCATTATAAAGGACCGCTGGCTGTCACAAACCCAACAGAACATGAaagttaaaatataaaaaacatcatCTTGTGATTGTCAGAACCGCATTACAAAGCCCAAGAATAGCAATTGTCCCAATTTTTGAAGCCTCATTTCCCTAGCATTGGCAGGCAGAGGGCTATTTTGGTTATTCTTATCTCACTACAGTAGCTACCTCATCTGGAGGACTTGAGATCGGTGGGAAAGCTGTGTTGTTGCGTGCTTGTTTTTAAGCGCTTAACTTAGTGGCCCATTAACTTGATATGTAATAGTTTTGATAATCTAGAGTGGTCAAAGGACTCAGGGTTTGGATATAGAGCTGTTCAGTAATGACTTTAACTCTGCTGACTGCACGATAAGTAGCAATACAGAAAGGTCAAATGCCTTTTCATTCAAAGGGCAATTTTCATCTTTCCACCGATTAACACCGATGTGTTATTGCCTTGCAGTTTTGTGAAGAATGATGAATATGCATTGAAGAAATTAGCTAGAAATTTctcaaaattgtcattatgacCTAGCAGGAATAGGATGAATTTAAATAAGCACTTCAACAAGGACCTGTCAAAATGCTTAAACTGCTTTACATTTATGAACCGTACCCCTATATTGTGTTTTGATAGGAGCGTATGTGATGCGAGGCCGCTGGCTTGCACCGCTAGGAGAGGCGCTGTGTGAGAATCCCGACCTGCAGTTGATTATCCCTATGAGGGCACGACGCGCTCCCCCACTGCCGCCAACTCCAAACCCCACCATGTGCTCGCTGCTGCTGGACATGCTCAATTCTGACCCCGACACTCGGCCCAATGCCGACCAGCTGAAGAAGCGGGTCCACTCTGCTATACAGATGAACTGACCTCAGAACAGCATACCTGCACAAGAGACTCTTCTATTTTCACCATGAAGCCAATAAAAGTTAAAGCAGTTGTGATGTTGTATGTTGTTTGAGACTTTGTAAAAAAAGataaatttatatttgtgtCATGTCACATTGTGTGTTGCGTATCTGTATGGTGGTGGTGGTGAAAGAATTGTACAAGCATATTATTAAATCTTTGCTGTATTatgatattttttatgttttacgTATTTATTAAAGAGACTATTAAAGAAGAATTTAAGTATCGGCACCATCCTGTATAATAATTCTTTTCAATGAAAATAAGCTTGCATTACACATAGATGCTCAAGTTGTTTCAACAGCATTTACGCTTGAGGAAAGCCTGTTCAGATGTCATAATCAAGTTTTCGGTTGTGTTGTCAAACAactaaacacacaaaaaaatgaaggaTTCGGGATGGTCACACTACAAATCAACACCTTAAAGCAACGGTTTAATTTAGAAAGCCACACTGACTCAAGCCTTTGAAGTTTCACTGCTAAAGGGATATTTCAGCTTCCCAAGTCTTTGAAATGTGCATCTGTGAAAAATGGCACACATCAATCATTCAGATCGCCTATTTTCCACGGACAAGATTTTCAACGCTTAGTGGCCAATCTTCCTTTTGTGATTTTACTCACACAAGACAGGAAATCAAATGGGTTTTTGCTTGGACAAAGTACTCCATCTTCCAGCAGAATTTGGAGTCTCCTTCTATGATGGATATAATAATATCCGCTAGGATTCGAACGCTATTTCAATTCAGTAGTTTCCTGACTGCACACCACAAAGCTCCAGTCcgacattttttttttggttcTATATAAAATTGATCAAGTCGTTAAATGCAGTGTTGATTTaaaggatgatgatgatgatgaagataaaTGTGCAAATGGGTCATTGAGAGTGGTATGAAACCCTACGGCCTTCTCCGGCAATAATATAAAGCATCTGAGACTTTCCTAAGTGGATCTCATCTGTGACATTTCCATCTCTGGAGACACTTTGCCCTTTTCCTTACGCTTCACCGGTTTGCAAATGAAACACTGGGATTGCTCACCTCGACCTCCGCAGCAAAATATGCACATTATCTAAACAGCGCACTCATCCTCTAAGGTCATCATCTCAGATACACCGCTGTTAATCTGTATTGGAAAGACTTCACTCATGGGGAATAATGACCATACAATATCATAATAAGTCAGGGGCTGGCACTAGTGTGACTGGTTTATTGTTAACCATCAGGTTCCATCGAGTCACGACAAAGGGTATGTGGCGGGAAATTACGGGAACCATTGTTAAGTCATCCCTTTATTGTGGGTTGGAGGCAAAGCAACATCTCCCTGACGTAGAGGAACcatagactttaaaaaaaatagagaGGAACATCTTGCAATTTATTGAAAATCATTTCTGTGACGACAAACCTCGAGTGCGTTCATCGGAGCTTAGCTTAAAAGGGCGGTCAGTCATCATTCGACTGACACCTTGGCTCACAAGCAGAGACAGCGATATAATCGGGTATTGCGATGTCAAATGGAGCAGTAAAAACCCAtcagcggacatatcatgaggTCTCCCGCTGTGAAGAGAACTCACCACGCCGGGCGTCATTTCTCAGAAATTGGTGGTGTGAAGACGGACATCAAAATGCAAGAGAGTACAGTGAAAAACGACGTGAAGAGAAACTTTTTATTCCCTCAAAAGTAAAATCAATTCGACTTCAATCATTTTGGCCAAATAGGAGAACATGGTGGATGATTTTTTACCCATAAATTATTCTCAATGACCAGTGATGGGTATATTGTGTCTATTCAACGCCATCCAAATTATTCTGCTTGTTAAGCCAATATGTGCTTTACATAAGTGTAAAATTCATCCCATATAAATATCTTTTATTAACGGATAAAAATAGCCAATGAGAACTTTCAATGCAAAGCCAAGACAAAAACATGTAATTGCAATCAATCTACAAAATTAACAGCATTGTAGTAAATGTCAAATAATCAAAATCCACCAAGCTGTTGGCATTAATTCCTCTCCGTAATCCACATAAAATGTGCGTTTCTATAACAGAGAGCCTCTGCATTTCCCCCTTTTATATCCAAAGTTCAGCTGAAGAAAATGAGAGCAATGTATGCACAGGAGAAAATAATGTAACTATAAACAAGCATAAAGGCATCATGATCTTCATGTACAGAATAGATTTGTTGCCTGATGGTTGCTTTGTGCTGACCACACACCACAAGTTCCCCTTAAAGTCAGTTAAAATTATACAATATCCTCTGGTTGCTTTTACACCATCAATAAAGACTTTTCACCATGTACGGCCCTTCCAGTTCATAACCCATTTTTCGGTAGTAATTTCTGGTTCCAACACCtgaaacaaatacaaaacataaacaatttATTACTTATTTCTCTACAGCATCGTGCCACAAGGCTTTGGCGTTCCTGTATATGCTTTTTGTTACACAAGCAAATATCACGTCGGATACTCGGAGACAGAATAATATAAATGCAGATTTTTATGTATTTCCCAAATGCAGTTATCTCTATCCTGCAGCAGATGCGCATTTCAGTATCTTATATTCGTTCAGTGTGAGCAAAAGGGAAAGAACCAACAAAATGCATGAGCTTTTTTCCATTAGCGATTATTTTTGATACCCGAGATTACAGCCAGTTTGCTTGAGCCGTGCTCATCCCTGGCTATTCTCTCCGCCTCCTCCATCAACATCATCCCGAAACCCTACAAAAAAAGCGCATGGGAGAAAAAACACAGTGTGAGGCTATGTAAATAGTCTTTGTAAAAGACAAAAGCCTTAAATTGCAAGAAAATGAGAGGTTTCTAAGATTGCCGAGCGATTTACATATTTCTCTGTGGTTTACTTCAGAAAATGACATGAGTGGAACCATTTTAAATTTACAGCTTTAAGCACTTATCGGCATATGACAGATCATTTTGTTAAAGCAAATAGCTACGGTTCTATCTGCAGAAATAAAGTGCCCCTTACCTGGTGTTGAAATTTGCTAGGGTCTCTGCTACTGACAGGGACCACGCTTCCGTAGACGTGGAGCTCTCGGACGATGGATACGCCGCCCTTCAACTCTGGCCGGAAGGACTGCGGCGAGCACCGGCGAAGACGCAGGAGACCAATTAAAATGTCCTGCTCCGGATCCTCGTAAGACAAGAAGGTCTCCCAGCCGCCATTAGCCACGTAGTCTCTGCGGATAAGCTCAACCTGTGCGAAGCGCACACAAAGCCCTTTTAGTTTATAACTGTGCATTTTTCAGTAACACAAATAACTTAAACGTGAATTACCTGGTATGGTCGAAGTTTGTGATGGATCTCTTGTATGCCCACCTCTCTGGTTCTTACATCTCTGCACTGCAGGAACCAACAACATGCTTAGTGCCTACTTATTCATACAACCAAGAAGCACATACAACTATTGATTCAAGTGATGTTACCTCAGTCCCCATGTCTTTCATTCTGGCCAATGCCAGCTCTCTAAGGTTTCCATGTTCCACCCCAGAGCTCACCAGTGGCATGGGGATATCCCTGAAAAAGACCAGAGATTAACAGCTTTCCTCTTAGATTTAAACTGAATGGTAATCAAAAATAGATGCAACAATGATTACTCAAGTTTATATTGAGTAATAAGATTGAGTAATCAATAGGGAAATGAGATAtagcatatttggcgtgctgtccaaGGGGAGAGCTCCAAGCTCTGAATTTTAGCTCAAACCGAGAGTATTTCCCCCTCTTTAACTGGGATAGATGTACTAGCTAagagtgaggtgatggggtggaggagggatgctgcaaaaactgTCAGAGGTAAGGGACGGCGATATAAAGACACCTCTTCAcgctgattggttggattacatGACCACACTCCTCCCgaactttaaataaactttatgtATAGGTGTCAAGCCACCATTATGAGTTTCCTCTGTTTGATTTTCAGCCAATTGGTACATTTAGATTCTCTATTGGTCAACTGTCTTCATCCAACAATAATAACCTGGGCAGAGTTCACCAAACTTGAACTTAGTGTATGCTAAAGATAAAAGTTTGAGTATTCGCTCACATGCATGAAAAGGTAAATACAGAATCTGGTGTGACTGATCTTTTACACCAGGGTTTACCAAACTGGGGTTCGCGAATCCCTAGTGGTTCGCAAAGGACTTGCAGGGGGTTCGTGAGTTAttgaaaaatgtttaatcaaTTACTTACAATTAAatcacaaaatgtaaaaataaattaaaaaaaacactaacaaAGTAGATTTTTACTCACAAaagatacattttatttgtttaatctgcATGTCATGTGACCATTACACAACACTACAAAAATTAACAGATAAgggtaataataacaatacctaaaatactactgataaaaaaaaccttgaaaagattttaaatagatacttttaaatatttaataatttaaaaattcaaatttcatatcatgaaaaaaagactttttccatatttaagtgctattattgggaccccagtgcttctatcaacctagaaatgtgaaaaagatcaacccagttttgataaaccattccatgcaagcatttgaaaaaaattgtcactgaaatttggctccccctgtgatgtcagaaggggataataccgccccttaatctgcactattcaactacggcact
The nucleotide sequence above comes from Paramisgurnus dabryanus chromosome 12, PD_genome_1.1, whole genome shotgun sequence. Encoded proteins:
- the LOC135749664 gene encoding serine/threonine-protein kinase pdik1l-B is translated as MPADFQFDVVTTGKKMDDIYTLQQMVGRGSYGVVFKGRVSETGWWGQSGDTVAIKRLPCCSPESIELYLQELWAMKITSRNHPNIIALYNCLLQTGPKTLQPLRSGRLPLDLVESTLKGKVVDNNSKTQMRNPSKSKRRLISTEEVPRRCFALWLVMEYCEEGDLNQYILSRPPDAECNHVVVQQLSSAIAFLHRCGIVHRDIKPDNVLVSLTKTGPVVKVADFGLSKMVDSPTDGVRSRLTLSSTCGSDFYMAPEVWAGRSYTAQADIFSLGVLFWAVLERITFLEDGSSQEQLGAYVMRGRWLAPLGEALCENPDLQLIIPMRARRAPPLPPTPNPTMCSLLLDMLNSDPDTRPNADQLKKRVHSAIQMN